ACAACTCCTCGTCTCCATCGAGAACCTTCAGGAGCTTCAAGATCAACTCGACAAGGTACCTCTCTCTCTcccccatctctctctctctctctccctccctcccctctctctctctccccccccttccctccctctctccctctctagACAGTTTTATTACTTGTTTTTTACATTCTTCTTGTTTAGTTTTGCTTAATTCTTTCTTTATGCAAATTAGGTATGATGCATTATTACTAATTTCGATAAAAGAGACGATTTTAGATATGATCTTAACAAGTTAAGCATGTATGTGTATCGAATCTATGTGAATGATCCCTTTTTCCTCCCCTCAAACCTTTAATTGGAGTATACATGCTTGATTCCGTTTTAATGATCGCcctatttttaattaatttataaaaagTATCTAAAATCGATTAAGTTTCTCCATATATATCAAATATATTTAGGTCATATGTTTCTTTAGTTGTTCCTCAATTCTGGTCCTTGATTTTCGTGTTGgaggttttattttattttttaatttttcccACAAAAATGTGAGTAGGAAGTTGCTAGTAGATTGGATTTGTACTGATGTATTGCGTTGTATATTTTGGCATTTGTAATATCTGAGGAAGTATGCTAAACTAACCTTCCTATATTTTGGACAAATATATTAGCAAAAAAGAAGAGGAAACATGCAACATGGATTTTGACTTGTCCACTCTCCCTATAGAGAATTTCGAGTTAATTTATGGAATTTAATTCATGTAACTCTGTGTGGATGTATTTCATTCCTGTAAACCGAATTTAATTCATGTAACTCTATGTGTATGTATTTCATTCCTGTAAACCGAATTTAATTGTAACATGTATCAACCGCTGAGGTTTGCGGCTTTTATGGAGACCATACCTAGGCTGCATGTTTTTTAATTTCCACACATCAGAAGGCTTTATAGGTCTTGTAATCATTTGTTGGCAACTATAATCTGCAATACTAGGTTAAATAGTCCAGATCAACAACGCACAGGTACTTATATAGTTATATGTAATATGCCCACTCATAATTTACCTAAACATAACCCAAACCCAGAGCTGAACATCCGAGATCATTCAGTTTTGTTCTCAGAGGTCTTTCTTTATCCGGATGTATGTTGTTGTTATTGGTATAAGCATATTTATTGACTATTGGAGGATGGTGTACTCTGGTTCGGAGTTGAACAAGTAAAAGTTAGCCCAGTGCCCCCCCCCCATATACTTTAAAATCCAGTGCATTGCCAAATATGTGATATACCTGCACTCAAAAGAAGAATTAAATCCATCTGAGTTCTCTGTATATCCAAAATGATGGCAGCATCATATTCTACCAGATCAGTCAATTATTAAAATAACAATCCAGAGactaaattataaatattattttaaagttTGTACTTGGCCTCAATGATCTAGTCGAAAATTTAACCATAGGAAATAACCTATGGATTCTAAATTTAGAAAGTAAATAGAAATACTTAAGTGAAAAAAGAATATATATAACTCAAAAGAGGGCAACCGTGTCTATTGATATAATGGGAGAAACAGCCCGACCCAGAATAACTTTCCTTGTCCCTGGAGTCACATAAATTTTCTTTCTTTTGTCATCAATTCAGTAGCTTATGCTTGTTTCTTGTGATCAGAACATACATGTTTAGCAGTTGAATGTAATGTGATTTAGTTGTTTCCAGCGATGTGGTTACTCTTCTATTTTTGGTAATCAATAAAAATCTCGTGTTTTCTGAATATGTGTTTCAGTTAGTAATACATGAATCTTGTATATTATTTGTCTATGCATTAAGGTGAACATTAACTTTACCCGTCATTCTGCGACTCACCTGGATAACCACAATATTCTAGATGCTTACATTTACAGATCACTCCTAGTTTCTGAAGTAGTTTTTGTTGTAAGAATTTGACTCTTAAACAAGCATCTACACCTTTCATTTACTAATTACTCGTGATGTCCAAAACAATATCCCACAAGTAATATGATTGGAATTTGATATCTTGCTGACAAAGTACTATATAAATTGTAAAAGGCGTATTTAATACATGTAATTTATTATTTATTGCATTATTTGCTGGATAACATCACTTTTCAGTTGAAGTATATAGTTATAATTCGTGTAAAATTTATCTGTTTACtgttaaatattatttttttgaattctGATTGTTGAGACATCTCTTTACAGGTTAACGAAGAAGCCAGTGACAAGGTTTTAGAGATTGAACAGAAATATAATGAAATAAAGAGGCCTGTTTACGCCAGACGTGGCGAGATTATCAAATCTATTCCTGACTTTTGGCTGACTGCTGTGAGTCATTTAACTCTTCTTTTAGTAACTCTAAAACTTGAAATTGAGCTATTATATTTAACCTTGCTTAATTTTGCATCTTGGTGAATGTGCTTTTCCACCATGCAGTTCCAAAGCCATCCCGCACTTGGTGAACTGTTAATTGAGGAAGACCAAAAGGTATAGAACATGATAAAATATTCAGTTGGTGTTTTGATTTGAATTAATTGAAATTTAAATATCTCGAAATATCATAATTCTAACATCCTTGTATGAATTAAACGTGTTTTCTTTGTTCCCGCCATATTTTATTTGGTGTATTATGGTGGCCATGGTATGCTGTATTCAGATGACGTTTAATGTGTTTAACTATCTAAAATACGCCACTCTTTCACTAGGTATTCAAGTACTTGGATTCTATTGAGGTTGAAGACTTTAAAGACGTGAAGTTGGGATACTCTATTACCTTTGTAATCTTCTCTTCCTTATTTACTTATGTCAATTCTTGAATATGTAGCAAACAATGTGCAAAATCTGTGACTCCGCTAGGTGTAACTAACAAATCTAGTTATTCAATTTCAGAACTTCAAGTCAAATCCTTACTTTGAAGATACAAAGCTCACGAAAACATTTGCATTTAGTGATGAAGGAACAACAAAGATAACTGGTACAGCCATTAGGTGGAAGGAAGGCATGGTAGTAGCagtttttttcttttcttttcttttttccttGGATTTTAAAATGTCACATTTAACTGAGAGTTTGATTATGAAGGAAACTGCTAATGGAAATACACATGAGAAGAAAGAAAACAAACGGCTACCTGCTGATGAGAGGTAAAGTTCACACTGATTTCTCTCAATAAAATCAATTTACTAAAATTATCTTGCTGATGTGAATATTGGATAAGTTCCGATGTAGAGGGTGATGTATTACCACCTGGAATTTGGCagaattaaattaataatttaaatgaTGAT
This sequence is a window from Apium graveolens cultivar Ventura chromosome 9, ASM990537v1, whole genome shotgun sequence. Protein-coding genes within it:
- the LOC141687364 gene encoding NAP1-related protein 2-like codes for the protein MVADERGAKKPKIDETSDHIDQQLLVSIENLQELQDQLDKVNEEASDKVLEIEQKYNEIKRPVYARRGEIIKSIPDFWLTAFQSHPALGELLIEEDQKVFKYLDSIEVEDFKDVKLGYSITFNFKSNPYFEDTKLTKTFAFSDEGTTKITGTAIRWKEGMETANGNTHEKKENKRLPADESFFTWFRETQQKDTVDGLHDEVAEVIKEELWPNPLKYFNNEADEEDSDGDEDDDEEDDDEEEDGDEEDDS